Proteins from a single region of Nitrospinota bacterium:
- a CDS encoding DUF4912 domain-containing protein — protein sequence MTTPDLSKMTKDELIRLAAKNKISVKKTLLKSEIVAVLKKEMKKASKTDAPKKAPLKTKTEPSRKPPAKSGAVAAKPTKKTEAPATAAKPTAKNATVKTKGKEVTKKTASIPKPKAEAKTTTAPSTTAPTRKKKTPALRKKSARPSSSPSGQQAIPGSGTQALHPKFKLEDGAQEANFILGKPDMHDESHQEVYQELPANYGDNKLVLLVRDPHWCFLYWELQSDKIEAGLGRLNRSENAVRHVLRIHSPSGGGTYFDADIDFRAGSHYIQLSPPGASFYSEIGLLDQEGHFAALAVSNTVTLPLDGPSEIIDEQWMTTNENFEEIYMLSGGRMAGDRAGEGLIPLGASEALQRTRSEQRRMDFSSPAVSSFGSGENRNPPERSFNYWLDAELVLFGGADPGATIKLSGKNLDLRPDGTFSTRFILPEGTLNLPVNFESPDRSEVHTVAPIINRKTVDNVQEVEQ from the coding sequence ATGACCACTCCCGATTTATCGAAAATGACCAAAGATGAGTTGATCAGGCTCGCGGCCAAAAATAAAATTTCCGTGAAAAAGACCTTGCTCAAAAGTGAGATCGTGGCTGTCCTGAAAAAGGAAATGAAAAAAGCCTCGAAAACGGATGCACCTAAAAAGGCACCGTTAAAAACTAAAACAGAGCCTTCCAGAAAACCGCCTGCAAAAAGCGGAGCTGTCGCCGCAAAACCCACGAAAAAAACAGAAGCACCTGCAACGGCCGCCAAACCAACAGCCAAAAACGCAACGGTCAAAACAAAGGGAAAGGAAGTTACGAAAAAAACCGCCTCCATTCCTAAACCCAAAGCCGAAGCCAAAACGACAACCGCGCCCTCTACAACAGCACCCACGCGCAAGAAAAAAACGCCAGCCCTCCGAAAAAAATCAGCACGGCCATCCTCCTCCCCTTCCGGCCAACAAGCCATTCCAGGATCCGGCACTCAGGCCCTGCACCCGAAATTTAAATTGGAAGACGGCGCCCAGGAAGCTAATTTTATCCTCGGCAAACCGGACATGCACGACGAATCCCATCAGGAAGTTTACCAGGAGTTGCCTGCCAATTACGGCGACAACAAGCTCGTTCTGCTGGTCCGCGACCCGCACTGGTGTTTTCTCTACTGGGAACTGCAATCCGATAAAATCGAGGCGGGGCTTGGCAGGCTGAACCGCTCCGAGAACGCGGTCCGTCACGTTCTGCGCATCCATTCGCCATCCGGCGGAGGCACTTATTTTGATGCCGACATTGATTTTCGGGCGGGGAGCCACTACATCCAGCTGTCACCACCCGGCGCATCGTTTTACTCGGAAATCGGCCTTCTCGATCAGGAGGGGCACTTTGCCGCACTGGCCGTTTCCAACACGGTCACATTGCCTCTGGACGGGCCTTCGGAAATTATTGACGAGCAATGGATGACCACCAACGAGAACTTTGAAGAAATTTATATGCTTTCCGGAGGCAGAATGGCGGGAGATCGAGCCGGAGAAGGATTGATTCCATTAGGTGCTTCCGAAGCCTTGCAAAGAACCCGAAGCGAACAACGGAGGATGGATTTTTCATCCCCTGCGGTCAGCAGTTTCGGTTCCGGGGAGAACCGCAATCCACCAGAGAGATCATTCAATTACTGGCTTGATGCGGAACTGGTTCTATTCGGCGGAGCGGACCCTGGAGCCACCATCAAACTATCCGGCAAAAATCTGGACCTGCGACCCGACGGCACCTTCTCCACCCGGTTTATCCTCCCGGAAGGCACACTCAATCTCCCGGTCAATTTTGAATCGCCGGACCGGTCGGAAGTTCACACGGTCGCGCCAATCATAAACCGCAAAACAGTGGACAACGTTCAGGAGGTGGAACAATGA
- a CDS encoding sigma-54 dependent transcriptional regulator, with protein MQQKILILDSSRPSIETLRQALKHKNYEVIAAYTSLEGEKRLLEKVFHLVLINENIVAKNGQKFLDFLHRRFPGLPGILLTRQGLPLATEETAEKSGFHLYLRSQGTPKLLELIGEIFSQGNEASDSSAPETSPGKLFQLLGESPSIRHLRETLRTVAATDAGVLLRGETGTGKELAARFLHAHSPRSQNQFVAVNCAALTESLLESELFGHEKGAFTGAHRQKLGKFEYAGSGTLFLDEIGEISPHLQAKMLRVLDDRQFERVGGNKTLDVHCRVIAASNIDFSEALKAGRFREDLYYRLNVVSIDLPPLRNRLQDIPLLARHFLTQKSQHHNKPAPEVSPEALKQLQSYAWPGNVRELENSIEQAVILSRTSTLSDFPLPGHQNPTPTLDAFDDPSQMTLKEYLSSILKESEARYFEALLKRHQGHISRAAQSAGIDRKTFYRKIAHCGVDPKAYKPKR; from the coding sequence ATGCAACAAAAAATTCTGATCCTCGATTCCAGCCGACCTTCGATTGAAACCCTCAGGCAAGCCCTGAAGCATAAAAACTATGAAGTTATTGCGGCATATACGTCCCTGGAGGGAGAAAAAAGGCTGTTGGAAAAAGTTTTCCATCTGGTCCTGATCAATGAAAATATTGTTGCAAAAAATGGACAAAAATTTCTGGATTTTCTGCATCGCAGGTTCCCCGGTCTTCCGGGAATCCTCCTGACACGCCAGGGCCTGCCGCTCGCAACTGAAGAAACCGCAGAAAAGTCAGGTTTTCACTTGTATCTCCGGTCCCAAGGGACTCCTAAACTACTCGAATTAATAGGCGAAATATTCAGCCAGGGAAACGAGGCCAGCGACAGTTCGGCCCCCGAAACCTCACCGGGCAAACTATTTCAGTTGCTGGGAGAAAGCCCATCCATCCGGCATCTTCGTGAAACCTTGCGCACCGTGGCGGCCACCGATGCAGGGGTCTTACTGCGTGGAGAAACGGGAACCGGCAAAGAACTCGCCGCCCGGTTTCTGCACGCCCACAGCCCCAGGAGCCAGAACCAGTTCGTAGCCGTCAATTGCGCCGCCCTGACGGAATCCCTGCTGGAGAGCGAATTGTTCGGGCACGAAAAGGGAGCCTTCACAGGCGCGCACCGGCAAAAACTGGGTAAATTTGAATACGCGGGTTCCGGCACCCTGTTCCTCGATGAAATCGGCGAAATCTCCCCGCATCTTCAGGCCAAAATGTTGCGTGTTCTGGATGACCGGCAATTTGAGCGGGTGGGCGGGAACAAAACCCTGGACGTGCATTGCCGGGTGATCGCCGCCTCCAACATCGACTTTTCTGAAGCCCTGAAGGCCGGTCGGTTTCGTGAGGATTTGTATTACCGCCTCAATGTGGTCTCCATCGACCTGCCCCCGTTAAGGAACCGCCTGCAGGATATTCCCCTGCTGGCCCGCCATTTTTTAACCCAAAAATCCCAGCACCACAACAAACCGGCGCCGGAGGTTTCCCCTGAAGCACTGAAGCAACTGCAATCCTATGCGTGGCCGGGAAATGTCAGAGAACTGGAAAATAGCATCGAACAGGCTGTGATTCTTTCCAGAACCAGCACCCTCAGCGATTTTCCATTGCCCGGCCATCAAAACCCCACGCCCACTCTGGATGCGTTTGATGACCCCTCACAAATGACCCTCAAGGAATACTTGTCTTCCATTCTCAAGGAGTCCGAAGCCCGCTACTTTGAAGCCCTGCTCAAGCGCCACCAGGGCCATATTTCCCGGGCCGCCCAATCCGCCGGCATCGACCGCAAAACCTTTTACCGGAAAATTGCGCATTGCGGAGTGGACCCAAAAGCATACAAACCCAAAAGGTAG
- a CDS encoding beta-ketoacyl-[acyl-carrier-protein] synthase family protein, giving the protein MENRVSPEQRIVITGVGLTAPNGNNLKDFRKSLLEGKSGVRKFETRYMGEVLAGVCDFDELKYQKKKALRRGTRAGSVSIYCAQEAVQDAGWDFENMDRSRIGVYLGVTEHGNVETENEVYNISQYDYDVKYWSHHHNPRTVANNPAGEVTLNMKITGPHYTIGAACAAGNMGVIQGLQMLRLGEVDQALAGGISESIHTFGIFASFDSEGALAKHEDPTKASRPFDKDRNGIVCSEGGCIYTLERLPDAQKRGAKIYGEIVGYSCNSDAHDFILPEPIRQAECIRLALKKAGLQPGDIDILNAHATATKLGDIQECTALRDVFGGEKSVWINNTKSFIGHTMGAAGTLELAGNLPAFEDNWVHPTINLDNLDPDCALDNIVANRPKKLEVVNYIMNNSFGMFGINSVLIVKRFQG; this is encoded by the coding sequence ATGGAAAACCGGGTCAGCCCTGAACAACGCATCGTCATAACGGGAGTCGGGTTGACGGCTCCGAACGGCAATAACCTGAAGGATTTCAGGAAAAGTCTGCTGGAAGGAAAGTCAGGCGTCCGTAAGTTTGAAACCCGGTATATGGGCGAGGTTTTAGCCGGAGTTTGTGACTTTGATGAATTAAAGTATCAGAAAAAAAAGGCGTTACGGCGAGGAACCCGGGCCGGATCGGTTTCTATTTATTGCGCTCAGGAAGCGGTTCAGGATGCGGGCTGGGACTTTGAGAACATGGATCGGTCCCGTATCGGCGTCTATCTTGGCGTCACCGAGCATGGCAACGTCGAGACGGAAAATGAAGTTTATAACATCAGCCAGTACGATTACGATGTAAAATACTGGTCGCATCACCACAACCCGAGGACGGTGGCCAATAACCCGGCGGGGGAAGTGACCCTGAACATGAAGATCACAGGGCCGCATTACACGATCGGTGCGGCTTGTGCGGCTGGAAATATGGGCGTCATTCAGGGCTTGCAGATGTTGCGTCTGGGAGAAGTGGACCAGGCTTTAGCCGGTGGAATTTCAGAAAGTATTCATACATTTGGCATCTTCGCCAGTTTCGACAGCGAAGGGGCCTTGGCGAAGCATGAGGACCCCACAAAGGCGAGTCGGCCTTTTGATAAGGATCGAAACGGCATTGTCTGTTCCGAGGGGGGCTGTATCTATACTCTGGAACGGTTGCCGGACGCCCAAAAACGCGGGGCTAAAATCTATGGCGAGATCGTTGGTTATTCATGCAATTCCGACGCCCATGATTTTATTCTTCCAGAACCGATAAGGCAGGCGGAGTGCATCCGTCTGGCGCTGAAAAAAGCCGGACTGCAACCGGGGGATATAGACATTTTAAATGCCCACGCGACGGCGACGAAGCTTGGGGATATTCAGGAGTGCACCGCCCTCCGCGACGTGTTTGGTGGCGAAAAGAGTGTCTGGATCAACAACACCAAAAGCTTTATCGGTCACACGATGGGAGCGGCGGGAACTTTGGAGCTTGCAGGTAATCTGCCTGCGTTTGAGGATAACTGGGTGCATCCGACTATCAACCTCGATAACCTCGACCCGGATTGCGCTCTTGATAATATTGTGGCTAATCGACCGAAAAAGCTTGAAGTTGTGAACTATATAATGAACAATTCGTTTGGTATGTTTGGTATCAATTCCGTCCTGATCGTGAAACGGTTTCAGGGCTAG
- a CDS encoding acyl carrier protein, with amino-acid sequence MTGEDVRAAIIDILVDIAPDEDVDSINDQDNLRDQIDLDSMDFLDIVMELRKRFNIEVPEKDYGHLATMASCVTYLQPLLKDRQLAG; translated from the coding sequence ATGACAGGAGAAGATGTCAGAGCAGCCATTATCGACATACTTGTTGATATTGCTCCTGATGAGGATGTCGATTCCATTAACGATCAGGATAATCTGAGGGACCAGATCGATCTGGATTCCATGGATTTTCTCGATATCGTCATGGAGCTCAGGAAGCGGTTTAATATCGAAGTCCCCGAGAAGGATTACGGTCACCTTGCAACGATGGCCAGCTGCGTCACTTACCTTCAACCTCTTTTGAAGGACCGACAGCTTGCTGGTTGA
- a CDS encoding NAD(P)/FAD-dependent oxidoreductase — translation MSYDVLIIGSGLSGLAAGIRLAHFDKKVCIVEKHIEVGGLNSFYVRKNRTFDVGLHAMTNYSPKGVRSSPLGKLLKQLRFRHEDFQLCPQQVSEIRFPEKSLSFSNDFEFLKQEVADKFPGQIDGFLRLVQKIEEFDELSLDGDTQTSALAVLNSYITDPLLIDMLCCPIMYYGNARERDMDFYQFVIMFKSIFVEGFAKPLKGMRFLLSLLVEKYKKLGGELRLGAEVESIDAEDGRVQSVTLKGGECLAADTVISSMGTVETLRCCQPAQPMEQEWPVGQLSFMESIFVLDREPKDLGYDKSIVFFNTQTKFDYRVPDQLIDVTSGVLCCPNNFDYPEPLSEGMLRLTNLASAQLWKAPARTEYVQLKKECRAKALEALHTFFPDFSDSVVFLDTFTPRTIQKYTGHLNGAVYGSPRKIKNGTTPVKNLFICGTDQGFLGIVGATLSGISMANFHVLQRAVET, via the coding sequence ATGAGTTATGATGTTCTGATCATAGGTTCCGGTCTGTCGGGGCTGGCGGCAGGAATTCGCCTGGCGCATTTCGACAAAAAGGTGTGCATTGTCGAAAAGCATATCGAGGTGGGCGGGTTGAATTCCTTTTATGTCCGTAAAAACCGCACCTTCGATGTCGGTCTGCACGCCATGACCAACTACTCCCCGAAAGGCGTTCGCAGCTCGCCGCTTGGAAAACTGCTCAAGCAACTGCGCTTTCGTCACGAAGATTTTCAGTTATGCCCGCAACAGGTGTCGGAAATCCGCTTTCCTGAAAAATCCCTGAGTTTCTCCAACGATTTCGAGTTTTTAAAGCAGGAGGTGGCGGACAAGTTTCCCGGTCAAATCGATGGGTTTTTGCGTCTGGTGCAAAAAATTGAGGAATTTGACGAGCTTTCGCTGGATGGCGACACGCAAACCTCGGCGCTTGCGGTATTGAACAGCTATATCACCGATCCCCTGCTGATCGATATGTTGTGCTGCCCGATCATGTATTACGGCAACGCCCGCGAGCGGGACATGGATTTTTATCAATTCGTCATCATGTTTAAAAGCATTTTCGTGGAAGGCTTTGCCAAGCCCTTAAAGGGAATGCGGTTTCTGCTTTCTCTGCTGGTGGAAAAATACAAGAAACTGGGCGGGGAATTGCGGTTGGGGGCGGAGGTGGAGTCGATTGATGCGGAAGATGGGCGGGTGCAGTCGGTGACTTTGAAGGGCGGAGAATGCCTGGCCGCCGATACGGTGATTTCTTCGATGGGGACGGTTGAAACGCTCAGGTGCTGTCAGCCTGCTCAGCCGATGGAGCAGGAATGGCCGGTGGGCCAGTTGTCTTTTATGGAATCCATTTTTGTGCTCGACCGGGAGCCCAAGGATCTTGGCTACGATAAAAGCATCGTTTTTTTCAATACGCAGACAAAGTTCGATTACCGGGTTCCTGATCAGTTGATCGATGTGACCAGCGGGGTGTTGTGCTGTCCCAATAACTTTGATTACCCCGAGCCGCTTTCCGAGGGCATGTTGCGGTTGACCAATCTCGCCAGCGCCCAATTGTGGAAAGCACCTGCGCGGACGGAATATGTCCAGCTCAAAAAGGAATGCCGGGCAAAGGCACTGGAGGCATTGCATACATTTTTCCCTGATTTTAGCGATTCTGTGGTATTTTTAGACACGTTTACGCCCCGGACGATCCAAAAATACACCGGTCATTTGAATGGGGCGGTGTATGGGTCGCCACGCAAAATAAAAAATGGAACCACGCCCGTAAAAAACCTGTTCATTTGCGGGACGGATCAAGGATTTCTGGGAATTGTCGGCGCCACATTGAGCGGCATTTCCATGGCAAACTTCCATGTTTTGCAACGAGCGGTTGAAACTTAA
- a CDS encoding FAD-dependent oxidoreductase gives MARDWLKGAKSFYDVVVIGSGLAGMTSANLLARLGHSVLLAEHHYNLGGMATWFKRRGGHVLDISLHGFPVGMIKTFRKYWTREMADSVIQLKGVHFDNPQFALNTTFDKADFTRILQEHFGIMKDVIDDFFKTARGMNFYDDLLMTTGELFEKFFPGRKDVWRFLMEPITYANGSTLDDPALTYGIVFSNFMDKGVFTYKGGTDQLIKKMKKELLKNGVDIRNHCLVEKIHVEDQTVQGVRINGQDIACKTVLSNSNLLTTVHRLVGDENFKPEFVEEVKKVRLNNSSCQVYMGIKKGEKIDYLGDLLFSSDADEYNTEKILSKDVTSRTFSFYYPEIRPGTNRYSIVASTNALYDDWAHLDEKTYQVEKNRLIEVTLNALEKYIPDIRKKIDHVEAATPKTFKRYTLHPSGTSFGTKFEGLKVSRDLPRQISGLFHSGSVGIIMSGWLGAANYGVIVANEVDKFVRSVDSKKELISASA, from the coding sequence ATGGCAAGAGATTGGTTGAAGGGCGCAAAATCGTTTTATGATGTGGTCGTCATCGGCAGCGGCCTGGCGGGAATGACGTCCGCCAACCTGCTGGCACGTTTGGGCCACTCGGTGCTTCTGGCGGAACACCATTACAACCTGGGAGGCATGGCCACCTGGTTCAAGCGTCGCGGCGGGCACGTTCTCGATATTTCCCTGCATGGCTTTCCCGTAGGCATGATCAAAACCTTCCGTAAATACTGGACCCGCGAAATGGCGGATTCGGTCATCCAGTTAAAAGGCGTTCATTTCGACAACCCTCAATTCGCCCTGAACACGACGTTCGATAAAGCCGATTTCACCCGGATTTTGCAGGAACATTTTGGCATCATGAAAGATGTGATCGACGATTTTTTCAAAACCGCTCGGGGGATGAATTTTTACGACGATCTGCTCATGACCACCGGCGAATTATTCGAAAAGTTTTTTCCCGGTCGCAAAGACGTGTGGCGTTTTCTCATGGAACCGATCACCTACGCCAACGGCTCCACCCTGGACGACCCGGCTTTGACCTATGGCATTGTGTTTTCCAATTTCATGGACAAGGGGGTTTTCACCTATAAAGGGGGGACGGACCAGCTCATCAAAAAAATGAAAAAAGAGCTGTTGAAAAACGGGGTGGACATTCGCAACCATTGCCTGGTCGAAAAAATTCATGTGGAAGACCAGACTGTTCAGGGAGTGAGGATCAACGGGCAAGACATTGCCTGTAAAACGGTGCTCTCCAACTCCAATTTGCTGACCACGGTCCACAGGCTGGTGGGAGACGAAAACTTCAAGCCTGAGTTCGTGGAAGAGGTCAAAAAAGTGCGCCTGAACAATTCCAGTTGCCAGGTGTATATGGGGATCAAAAAAGGCGAAAAAATCGACTACCTCGGTGACCTTCTTTTTTCCTCCGACGCGGATGAATACAACACCGAAAAGATTTTGAGCAAGGATGTCACCAGCCGGACATTTTCATTTTATTATCCCGAAATCAGGCCAGGCACCAACCGCTATTCCATCGTCGCATCGACCAATGCCCTGTATGACGACTGGGCCCATCTGGATGAAAAAACCTATCAGGTCGAAAAGAATCGCCTGATCGAAGTCACCCTGAACGCTCTTGAAAAATACATTCCCGATATCCGCAAAAAGATCGACCATGTCGAAGCGGCGACGCCGAAAACTTTCAAGCGCTACACGTTGCACCCGAGCGGAACTTCTTTCGGGACCAAATTTGAAGGGCTGAAAGTCAGCCGCGATCTGCCCCGGCAGATATCAGGACTGTTTCATTCCGGTTCGGTGGGGATCATCATGTCGGGCTGGCTGGGAGCCGCCAATTACGGCGTCATAGTCGCCAACGAGGTGGATAAATTTGTCCGCTCCGTTGATTCCAAAAAAGAACTGATTTCAGCTTCCGCTTGA
- the fabG gene encoding 3-oxoacyl-ACP reductase FabG, whose protein sequence is MQFDFKGQTAIVAGGTRGIGRAVSEAFLQAGAKVIATYQANDTAAQEFQEANAECADRLDLRKFDVTDYQQVEDFFRYVDENHGPFQILVNSSGIRRDSVVGLMKEEDWRQVIDTNLTGTFNVCKLAVQNLMRKRYGRIILITSPIGKFGFAGQSNYAASKAGQVAFTRSLSKEVASRKITVNCVSPGFIDTDFIGDLSEEQRKAYVSQVPLKRFGSAEEVAHSVLFLAARESSYITGAVNEVTGGL, encoded by the coding sequence ATGCAATTTGATTTCAAAGGTCAGACCGCCATTGTGGCGGGAGGAACGCGCGGCATCGGGCGAGCGGTTTCCGAGGCATTTCTGCAAGCGGGCGCGAAGGTCATCGCCACCTATCAAGCCAACGATACCGCCGCGCAGGAGTTTCAGGAGGCCAACGCAGAGTGTGCCGACCGTCTGGACCTCAGGAAATTCGACGTCACCGATTACCAGCAGGTCGAGGATTTTTTTCGCTATGTGGACGAAAATCACGGTCCCTTCCAGATTCTGGTCAACAGCTCCGGCATCCGCCGGGATTCGGTGGTCGGGTTGATGAAAGAAGAAGATTGGCGGCAGGTGATCGATACCAATTTGACGGGAACATTTAATGTCTGCAAACTGGCGGTGCAGAACCTCATGCGCAAGCGTTACGGCCGCATCATCCTGATCACCTCGCCGATCGGTAAATTCGGTTTTGCCGGGCAATCCAATTATGCCGCATCGAAAGCCGGGCAGGTGGCGTTCACCCGTTCGCTGTCAAAAGAAGTGGCCAGCCGCAAGATCACTGTCAATTGCGTTTCGCCCGGTTTTATTGACACCGACTTTATCGGCGACCTTTCAGAAGAACAGCGGAAAGCCTATGTCTCGCAAGTGCCTTTGAAACGATTTGGCTCGGCTGAGGAAGTCGCGCACTCCGTATTGTTTCTGGCCGCCCGAGAATCGTCTTATATTACCGGGGCGGTCAACGAGGTCACCGGCGGACTATAA
- the fabZ gene encoding 3-hydroxyacyl-ACP dehydratase FabZ, with translation MQDFLEIIPHRPPFLFVDRVVTATDACIQTQKDVKADEPFFEGHYPGRPIMPGVLILESVFQTGAILMGKRMQDLNNRIPVVTRVNQVKFKHAVFPGDVMEIEVKLKEWVEPACFLSGRVKVKDKTVATLDFAVMLVEEVK, from the coding sequence ATGCAAGATTTTCTTGAAATTATCCCGCACCGACCGCCCTTCCTGTTTGTGGATCGAGTCGTAACCGCCACGGACGCGTGCATCCAGACCCAGAAAGATGTGAAAGCGGATGAACCCTTTTTCGAGGGGCATTACCCCGGCAGGCCCATCATGCCCGGCGTGTTGATCCTGGAATCGGTGTTTCAGACGGGAGCCATCCTCATGGGCAAACGCATGCAGGATCTTAACAACCGCATTCCTGTGGTCACGCGGGTGAATCAGGTCAAGTTCAAACACGCCGTTTTCCCGGGGGATGTGATGGAAATCGAGGTGAAACTGAAGGAATGGGTGGAACCCGCCTGTTTCCTGTCGGGCCGGGTAAAGGTAAAGGACAAAACGGTGGCAACTCTTGATTTCGCCGTCATGCTGGTGGAGGAAGTCAAATGA